Sequence from the Nasonia vitripennis strain AsymCx chromosome 5, Nvit_psr_1.1, whole genome shotgun sequence genome:
AAGTATTCTAATTGGGCCAAAGATCTTTCAATCGTCCTTTTGTGATTAGCTTCCAAGATACAGCGTTGAAAGAGAGCTGACATTTTTAAAGCCCAATTCTCTGTGTTATCAATGATAAACTggaacaaacattttttcttaattagcTCCATTCTCAATTAGACACcgaatgtaataataatttattaaatatagtaTTAAGTTACATCTAGGTAAGGCGTGATTTCTTCATCAGTGAGTTGGTCTTTTGGTTGTGATATTTTGAGCTGAAAACTAATATGCATTGGTGGATTGTAATTGTTGTTTTCTTTGTTAATACTAactaaagaatatatttaaaatatgcatCACTTACAATTTTGCCAAAACAATAGCTTCTTCAAGGCTTCCAAGTTTACAatgttctctctcttctgaaaattcaattttctccAAACGCAAATCATCACTTAAATTTATAACTTTGGGCAGAACTGTAGCCTCGCATTCCCTGTATGGGAATAATTCCTTGTCAACCTTTGCTTTTAAGTACAGTTGTGCTTTTTCTTGTTGTTGATACTTTGTACGCTTGCCCAAGGCACCCTCCAATTCTAGAGTTAATTTAGCTATggtcttagcatcttttaagtatttttctgAACTCTGAATTCTATTGTAATACAGATAAACGTATGTCACCTCTGTGTGGAATAAAGCTTCGAGTTCAGGATCTTTTACAATGTCTGTTTCTAGTACTAATCTTATCAGTCTTTCTGAATCCTCGTATAAACTACCAACCCCTTCATCTAAAATTAGTTGGTGGATGTAGTTTACTCTGATTGCCCACCATAAAGAACTTGGGAAAGTTCCTTGAAGTCCATTATTGCACAATATTGCTCTGGCGAGTAACAGTAGTTCAGGCTTCTCAACATTGTCACTGCATGGATCAGTTATTGATATCTTTGAAATTGCTGTTTTTCTTAGAGGCAGTAAGTAGGGAACAtctcttttttcaaattctccagtgaaattattttgtatgaaatataataaCGATGAGACACCAATACACAACCATTCCTTATGTTTATATCTGTCTGAAGTGATGctttctttaatatttttttctatacattCATTTGCCAAGGGAGCGATTGtagataaacaaaatttattggtCAGGTGGTCAAATAGTGCATATTCGTCTAAGTAACAGGAAGAGAAAAAGTGTAAACAACTTTTAAAGGTCAAGGGTGATAAAAGTACTTACTATCTGATAATGGGTGTAATAATAGACTCCGTTCCATTTCTGCTAGTTCTGCTGCAGTGTCCTCCATTGTTCTAATTTGATTGTTATTCACTAAAGTCaattatgaaataaatataacGGTTAAAATCGTCTTAAAATAATGCCTAAGGAATGCCGGAGAACGCACGTGCGTGCTGAGCGCGGTGCGAAAAGCGGCACGGCACAAGTCTGAAACATAACCTATCTTCAAAAACAGCTGATCCTGCCGAACACTCTATTGGACACTAGTTGCTTCTCTCGCTACTTAGTACTTCTGCTTTCTGCTTCAAAGTGCTATATAGGTAGGTACTACTTAGGTATATTATACCCTAAATAAATCCTACAAGTAatcgaataaaataaacatttaaagATGACAAAAATGAGGtagtatatttattaattataggAATTAGGAGATGAATTTGTGCACTGATAAATAATGGAGAGGCTTAAAGtactttttattacaaatatattcTTATTATTGCAATACAAACATTAAACAAAACACATAtggaattacaaaaatattgaggttttatgtataaaaaattttagtgAGTGAAAAGCTGAGAATCATTAAAATATAGAGTaagttatacaaaaatattgcattttaataaaaaaaaatcttttttatcgCGGGCACATGACGCTTCGTCCACCGTCAACGGCAAGGGTCTGACCCGTGATAAAGCTAGCATCTTCACTAGCCAAGAAAGCAATTGTCTTGGCTACTTCATCCGGAGTTCCAGGGCGTCCAAGAGCATGAGTTGCTTTGCTGTGTTCAAAGAATTCCTTAAGCTTGTCCTCACTCATGCCACTGCTTCTGTGCAGGTTTGTCACAACAACACCTGGGTTGACAGCATTCACACGGACCtataagaaaaacaaaaataaattgaataggTGTAATATGGATATGTGCGATTTCAGTAATTTTCCATGCATTTTTTCTTATCATTACATAATTCACACAACCACTTGTTAGTGTTTGTTTTTGACTGTGAGATATCTTATCAAAATACACACCTGCTTGGGAGCTAGTTCCAAAGCTACACAGCGAGTCAACTGATCAATGGCAGACTTGCTCATACAGTAGGACAAGACTCCAGGAAAAGCCCTGGTTCCCGTCACACTGGATACATTCACAATATTTCCTTTGGTCTTTATCAAATGCGGCACAGCCAGCATAGTTAAATGATAGATGGACCTGACGTTGATGTTGAATACCCTGAAAAGTCATGCACTACCTGTTAGCGACTACATGTAAAAGGGaaacttaatttaaaaaatgtaaaatattctcACCTGTCGTACTGCTCCAAGCTAGTATTTTCAATACCACCCGACTCCAGAGTGCCAGCATTGTTCACCAGAACATCCAGCTTGCCGTACTTCTGGAGAGTAGACTCCAGAATGTTCTTCACGTCAGCCTCATTGGTGATCTCCCCGGTAACAATATGGGGCTTGGGTTCTTTGCACTGGTCAGCCACCTTCTGCAGATTCTGGACATTACGCCCATGCAGGCTCAGAGAAGCACCAAGCTGCGACAGCTGAAGGGCAGTGGCAGCTCCGATGCCAGAACTAGCACCTGTGATAAGGACGACCTTGCCCACAAAAGACATGACTGGACAGCTGTGTTTATATTTACTCTGATGGCCTGTTTTGGTTGAGAAAAAAGCGTTGAATAATTTGGCTGGCGATAGTGCGCTAGAGTTGCGGTAATACCGCTCGATAAGTACCAGAAAAAACTGCTGTGGGTGGGTAAACAATAAAGCGAGATACAGACCTTATTATTTTCGCAATATGCGTCGGATGAAGGCGCCGGCACTTTTGAAGTGGATTCTAGTAGGAGGCGGTTGGGTATATCTAATCTTGTGTCGGGCAGAGTTGGAAACGACTAGCGCGATCTTCTTCGTTACGCAACGGAATGTTCCCCCTCCATGCAGGTAATTAGCTGGTTCTGATCGAATAACCAGCTACTCTGCTTTTGcgaatttttgcattttgatGCGTTTTCGTTTTTTTACTGCGACGTATTCTATCGTCGCCAATTTTTAATGTTGTCCAAAAGTGTAAAAATTCAATGTCTTGCCCTTtccaaaaaataaagtaaGTAAACCAAACCCATGGAAAAACACATGAAATTTTGCAAGTATAgagtattgaaatttttattcaacttttacatcattttcatttttatatattaattacgTTATAATATATCGCAATTGCGTTTCATCTTTATCGTGTATTTATAAGTAATTGACACATTTCTACAAAGTCTACATTACATATGATGGTTTGATAATTGTAATATAGGTATCTCGTATGATAAAGAATcttaataattctttgaatataatttatggcttatatattaatatatatgcatactgatattatttattttcttatgttttatatacataaaagaaaTAGCTCTTACACGTTGATCACTTGCGCGGCGCTTTCCCTCAgtttttattctataatttgcAACTATACGTCTGGCAAGTAATTCAGTATTCGTTTTTAATTTCTTGCaataaattcaaaagaaaaagatcGAATCCACATCCACAATGCTCGTATATACAAATTTCCATTCCTTCATTGCGTCGATCCAAAcgctctttattcttttacaaaaatttacaTGTTAAGCAAAACAGGCCATATATGTGcaatgtaaattttaataagtaTATAGACCTCTGATCTACACATCTCTTTATCTGAGTATATAAGTACACTCGAGTAACATTACACTTTAATACTGAATTATTGTGACGTGGACATATAATTATTCATGTTTTCTCCTCGAAATACAAATAAAGAATTCCAATCCTTACATTGGTACCGCTAAAAAGTCTTTTCATTCTCCGCAaagtgtataatatatttgaaaatgtACGCAACATAACATATTACCTACAGTAATAAGTTTAGTGCACCGGAGAATAGGTGTATCATCAAAATTtggtattataaatatatttttcttcagcTCTCGTGCTTGATCGCGATAGTATCAAACTAAAAATCTTCCCGTGTAGCTCGATATCGCGCTTTGCGCTTTTTATCTCCGCACTGTATCGCGCACATTATCTTCGCGATATGTATATGCATTATGTTTTTGATCAGCGACTAAAGCAGTATCACGTACGACTATGTATGACGATATTCTCAGAGAATATCTTGTTATTcgaatgtatttttttttgttgcgtGTGTATACTATGTATATCACCAGGAAATTCATAGAAAATCGTTTTGTTTTTCGTTCGCTCGAACGAACGGGTTAATTAATCTCGCATTTTGTATGAGCAATCGAAGGATTGTCTTAGACGGTGTTGGCGTTCTCGTTGCCGTTTTCGGCTGCTTCCTTCTTCGCTGCTATCAGGCTTTCCCACTGGGCTATCAGGTTGCTTCGTCGACGGGGATTGGGCTGGAACAATTAACGATTATGTGAAAAAATTGCGTTTGATAACGCTTGTCAATTAAAAGTTCATTGAGCAATACGAAACTTCTACTTAAGTCTttttatagcgattttttTATCGTAACAACATTTCTGTGTAGTCAAATTTATTGACTTATGCGATTAAAAGCGGAACTTTCAAATAAGTTTCAGCATAACGTGACACGTGGAAATAACTCGTTGGAATACCTGTATATATCGCACAACCGTTAACCATATCCAATAAAATCATCACGCACTCTAATTGAAAGATTTACAAGCCCGCAATAGCACACACGCTCATAATTTACCTTGTGCCTTCCTTTGTTCTCCTTCTCCGGCTCGTCGTCGTTGAGAGTGTTGGTCGATGTGCCGCTTCTCATGGAGCTCGCCCCGTCGTAAATGTCCGAATCGTTATCGTTGCCGATGTCGGCCAGATTAGGCTGCGACTTCGCCAGCATCCGCGACCTCATTAGTCTGAAACACGATTATCACCGGTGCATAAGCCCGTGTAAAATATAACCGTTGCTCAAATTAATACCGACGTTTTTATCACTTCAGAAAATTCCTTTCGGTGTACATATAAGCAAGGCCTATTTTTAACAAACAGATGTCATCATCATCGCACCCACCTGAGCTcgttctccctctcgcgcatCTCCGTGAGCTCCTTCTGGATCTTCTTCTCGACCGGCACGTATCCCTTCCTCGTGGGCGGCCTCTTGGGCTCGTCGTCGGCTGTGCCGTTCTCCAGGCCACGAATCTCCAGACTCCTGTTGAAGGCCTTGATGCTCTCGGGGTTGAGGGTTATCGTGGGCGTCTCGCCGTTCTTGAACATCTTCCCGCGGGTGGCGAGGAAGCGGTGCATCAGCCCCTTCTGGCTGGGCGTCGAGGCGAAGCGCAAGGGCGTCGGTGTGCTGCGAGTCGTCGAGATCACGCCGTTCGTCATTTTCGGAGTCAGGGGTGGCGATTGAGTCACCGTTGGGGACAAGGCCGACGGCTCGAGGATCTGGGGGGTTGACGTCGTGCGTTTCAGGCGACCTGAGGCTAGCGCCTGCGGCATGCGACGGACCTGTTGAGCGGAAATAATGCATATTGTATTTTTCACTGCTTCTTTACGTTCTCCTATTTTGCTCACACATTGGTTTTCCACTTTTTGCAGCTTCCCgtataatttgatttaaaaattaagtaaaagattaattatatttatgaaatataagTAAAAACTATAATGTCCGAAATACTCTTCCCGTTTATTCCGTTTCTTATGCATCTTCTCTTTCGTTCAACaagattataatttttataaatgatcCGTACAAAAACTTTCGCTGTCATAAGTTATAAGGAAGCAGTACATGTGAACCgaactttctttttcttttacaatCAGCCAATAACAAGGTGCTTGCATCACTTTCGATCCATATGCGCAGCTCTCGCGTAAACTGCAAACTCTGAGAAAAAGTGAATGAGAGTCTTATCTCGAGCGCAATTATACGCGTATcgcaaaaagagaaagagagaaaaaaagaactttCTCTCATTACtgcaaaaaaatttctttcgtTTATAAGTAACACACCTATACAACAACAAAaagtatagctatatagctgATCGGTGCGGCGtttttctgcgcgcgcgcgcgcacgtcaTAATCGCGAGCTCGTCGGCGCGCGTCAAACCGAGCGCGACGGCGATTCTTTAACGATTTCTCACACGTCGTGGGAAAAGAATGCCGTTCCACGGACCGCTTCGTTAATCTATCGCGAATCGACGACGCTGTGTTCTCTCTCTTGTAATGATTGATAATAGAGCTTCGGCCCCGACTGTCCGATGCCGATAATCAATTGGAGCAGGTGTTTAGTGTATAACTGGACGGAAAATTATGAGGATTTGCCGCTGCGTTTATTGTCACTTTATCGATAATTGCCGCCAGTTAACGGACTAGGCCGCGAGTCGATGGCGATAATCGTTGCCAGCACAGTAAGAAAGACAAGACATTGACCGCGAAATGTTATAGTAAAGAATGATTTTGCGTTTAAAACGCCgcctttctttatttatatgtCAAGTTGTATTTATTGTAAAGattattatacaatttttttaattcaaaatgaaagcgcgcgcgcaacccGCTTATAGACAGCTGCGCCGTTACCGCACTACTCTAAAAACATATaatatgtataggtatacttcAAAAGTAAATTAATACCCTGAAAACCGTTACAACTTACGAAGCAGCTCCTAACTGATAGCCCTATACGCTCCAATCAGCTCCGCAAAAGCGTTAAATTTAATAGACCCCCGCACTACTTGCCAAATTAATAACTCCACTTTCGCGCGCTAAACCCGAGCCGTATCACACGCGTCAAAGGAAAACCGGCTCATATCTCGCTCCAAGAAGCAGACAGTAAAAAAAGTCGATCCGCGCGCAGTAAACGCGCAGAGACGCAAGAAAAGCTCCTCTGATAgacgaaagagaaaaaatataggaaaTCGCTCGGATGCGTTATACAGCGCCACAGTTATATAAAGGCCAATAAATTGAAGGATTTTTCCTGTACAGCCATAAGCCCCGATTATACGGCGA
This genomic interval carries:
- the LOC100116412 gene encoding 3-oxoacyl-[acyl-carrier-protein] reductase FabG — encoded protein: MSFVGKVVLITGASSGIGAATALQLSQLGASLSLHGRNVQNLQKVADQCKEPKPHIVTGEITNEADVKNILESTLQKYGKLDVLVNNAGTLESGGIENTSLEQYDRVFNINVRSIYHLTMLAVPHLIKTKGNIVNVSSVTGTRAFPGVLSYCMSKSAIDQLTRCVALELAPKQVRVNAVNPGVVVTNLHRSSGMSEDKLKEFFEHSKATHALGRPGTPDEVAKTIAFLASEDASFITGQTLAVDGGRSVMCPR
- the LOC100116444 gene encoding uncharacterized protein LOC100116444 isoform X1, with amino-acid sequence MRNTEVKHRLEQLKRATDRIQREIEEVTEREHELKIVGSIKTISHDTVDSKVRRMPQALASGRLKRTTSTPQILEPSALSPTVTQSPPLTPKMTNGVISTTRSTPTPLRFASTPSQKGLMHRFLATRGKMFKNGETPTITLNPESIKAFNRSLEIRGLENGTADDEPKRPPTRKGYVPVEKKIQKELTEMRERENELRLMRSRMLAKSQPNLADIGNDNDSDIYDGASSMRSGTSTNTLNDDEPEKENKGRHKPNPRRRSNLIAQWESLIAAKKEAAENGNENANTV
- the LOC100116444 gene encoding uncharacterized protein LOC100116444 isoform X2, with the protein product MPQALASGRLKRTTSTPQILEPSALSPTVTQSPPLTPKMTNGVISTTRSTPTPLRFASTPSQKGLMHRFLATRGKMFKNGETPTITLNPESIKAFNRSLEIRGLENGTADDEPKRPPTRKGYVPVEKKIQKELTEMRERENELRLMRSRMLAKSQPNLADIGNDNDSDIYDGASSMRSGTSTNTLNDDEPEKENKGRHKPNPRRRSNLIAQWESLIAAKKEAAENGNENANTV